One genomic window of Haloferax mediterranei ATCC 33500 includes the following:
- a CDS encoding nicotinate phosphoribosyltransferase, with protein sequence MSEFDIVGPEAIREGVATDAYFERTADTLQHAGKNPRVVAEVTADQFPDGDYEVFAGVKDAAVLLSGYDVDVDAMHEGLLFDGGPVMRIEGDYLEFARLETSLLGFLSHASGCATASLEARMAAPDSTVFSFGARHVHPSIAAMVERSALVAGLDGFSHVAAGDILGKEASGTMPHALLIAFGRGNQAEAFQAFDESVPEGVPRVALCDTYGDEVEEVLRAVETLGDRLDSVRLDTTSSRRGDFRHIVREVRWELDARGYEDVGIFVSGGLGPTELRNLRDVVEGFGVGGYISNANPVDFALDIVEVDGEPAAKRGKLSGVKEVYRTDDGGHHIGLRGTPAPTDAESLLKPLIRDGELVRDFDLDAAATRAREDAERVGFGDE encoded by the coding sequence ATGAGCGAGTTCGACATCGTCGGTCCCGAGGCTATCCGCGAGGGCGTCGCGACCGACGCCTACTTCGAGCGGACTGCGGACACCCTTCAGCACGCGGGGAAGAACCCTCGCGTCGTCGCCGAGGTAACGGCGGACCAGTTCCCCGACGGGGACTACGAGGTGTTCGCCGGGGTGAAAGACGCCGCAGTGCTCCTCTCCGGATACGACGTCGACGTCGACGCGATGCACGAGGGCCTCCTGTTCGACGGCGGTCCCGTGATGCGAATCGAGGGTGATTACCTCGAATTCGCCCGTCTCGAAACCTCGCTACTCGGCTTTCTCTCGCACGCTTCTGGCTGTGCCACGGCGTCGCTCGAAGCACGAATGGCCGCTCCCGACTCGACGGTCTTCTCGTTCGGCGCGCGCCACGTCCACCCTTCGATTGCTGCGATGGTCGAACGGAGCGCACTCGTCGCGGGTCTCGACGGATTCTCGCACGTCGCCGCCGGGGACATTCTCGGTAAGGAGGCGTCGGGGACGATGCCGCACGCGCTTCTTATCGCGTTCGGCCGCGGAAACCAGGCCGAGGCGTTCCAGGCATTCGACGAGTCAGTCCCGGAGGGCGTGCCTCGCGTCGCGCTCTGTGACACCTACGGCGACGAGGTCGAGGAAGTGCTCAGAGCGGTCGAAACGCTCGGGGACCGCCTCGACAGCGTCCGACTCGACACCACCTCGTCGCGTCGTGGAGACTTCCGGCACATCGTCCGCGAGGTTCGGTGGGAACTGGACGCGCGCGGCTACGAGGATGTCGGCATCTTCGTCAGCGGCGGTCTCGGTCCGACAGAACTCCGGAACCTCCGCGACGTAGTCGAAGGATTCGGCGTCGGCGGCTACATCTCGAACGCCAACCCGGTCGACTTTGCGCTCGATATCGTCGAAGTCGACGGCGAACCGGCAGCAAAGCGGGGCAAACTCTCGGGCGTGAAGGAAGTCTACCGCACCGACGACGGTGGACACCACATCGGTCTCCGTGGGACGCCCGCCCCGACCGACGCAGAGTCACTGCTCAAACCGCTGATTC
- a CDS encoding Hvo_1808 family surface protein, with product MNRLPLAALLSALLLVVAGCSAPVVNPPEDTADSGAWPADPPSDRLGWEGGYWHNESIAVDQSDGLNATEREAFVARTMARVEVIRELEFTEPVPVEVISRAEYRNESRNQSNLVHADWNDQVWEALLLVGENRTIQQVFDELYGGSVLGYYAPQEDQIVLISNDGNPTINRRTLAHELLHALQDQHFGLDAAPPTQDKQLANNGLVEGDARYVDSLYEERCAADWECVPRPDGSGAGSGSFDYPVFLTIYTPYSEGPTFVSDLHERGGWEAVNAAYENRPVSTEQVLHPSTYPDERPVEVTIEDRSSAAWTRYDHDPVGDTVGEASIFTTFWKHAAIDREKLRDDPGAYSTYNYTAGPAAGWAGDLVVPYRPASDAEADANPHARGYVWKTVWDTNTDARQFESAYLTRTLKLRLGAKQVAENTYVIEDGTFADAYRVTRQGDTVTIVNAPTVEELDEVHARE from the coding sequence ATGAACCGTCTGCCACTCGCCGCGCTTCTCTCTGCACTTCTCCTCGTGGTTGCCGGGTGTAGCGCCCCCGTAGTGAATCCGCCCGAAGACACGGCCGACAGCGGGGCGTGGCCCGCAGACCCGCCGAGTGACAGGCTCGGCTGGGAGGGTGGCTACTGGCACAACGAGTCCATCGCTGTGGACCAATCTGACGGCCTGAATGCGACCGAGCGCGAGGCGTTCGTCGCTCGGACGATGGCTCGCGTGGAAGTCATTCGGGAATTGGAATTCACCGAACCGGTTCCGGTCGAAGTCATCTCGCGCGCCGAGTACCGAAACGAGTCTCGAAACCAGTCGAATCTGGTCCACGCCGACTGGAACGACCAGGTGTGGGAGGCACTCCTGTTAGTCGGTGAGAACCGGACTATCCAACAGGTGTTCGACGAACTCTACGGCGGTTCGGTTCTCGGTTACTATGCGCCCCAAGAGGACCAAATCGTCCTCATAAGCAACGACGGCAATCCGACCATCAATCGTCGGACGCTCGCCCACGAACTCCTTCACGCACTGCAAGACCAGCACTTCGGACTCGACGCAGCACCACCCACGCAGGACAAACAACTCGCCAATAACGGACTCGTCGAGGGTGACGCTCGCTACGTCGACAGCCTGTACGAAGAACGCTGTGCGGCCGACTGGGAGTGCGTTCCCCGTCCGGACGGGAGCGGGGCCGGAAGTGGGTCGTTCGACTACCCGGTTTTCCTCACTATCTACACGCCCTACAGCGAGGGACCAACGTTCGTCTCCGACCTCCACGAACGCGGCGGCTGGGAAGCAGTGAACGCCGCCTACGAGAACCGTCCGGTCTCGACAGAACAGGTGCTTCACCCGAGCACCTACCCGGACGAGCGGCCGGTCGAGGTGACTATCGAAGACCGGTCGTCGGCCGCGTGGACGCGTTACGACCACGACCCAGTCGGTGACACGGTTGGCGAAGCATCTATCTTCACGACCTTCTGGAAACACGCCGCCATCGACCGCGAGAAGCTCCGAGACGACCCCGGAGCGTACTCGACATACAACTACACCGCTGGTCCCGCCGCAGGCTGGGCCGGTGACCTCGTCGTTCCGTACAGACCGGCTTCGGACGCCGAAGCCGACGCAAACCCCCACGCCCGCGGGTACGTCTGGAAGACGGTCTGGGACACGAACACAGACGCTCGACAGTTCGAGTCGGCGTATCTGACGCGGACGCTTAAACTCCGACTCGGCGCAAAACAAGTCGCCGAAAACACCTACGTCATCGAAGACGGGACGTTCGCCGACGCTTATCGGGTGACACGGCAGGGTGATACGGTCACCATCGTGAACGCGCCGACGGTTGAGGAATTAGACGAAGTACACGCGCGGGAGTAG
- a CDS encoding Hvo_1808 family surface protein, whose protein sequence is MRTSGLRAVFVAVLLLLAGCAAPTAIPGAGDSDTAPPVTPDPNRDGFTDPDSDVLGWENGYWYDEPIAVDQSDGLNDSELEAYVARGMARVEQLRHLEFKEAVPVDVISRDEYQRGNANRSGPSASTYTRWNDQVWEALFITGESEGSTNAISRTTGSSVLGFYSPSDDEIKIVTDSTGAPTIDNATLIHELHHALQDQHFDLADPRYRGQTQDGDLATDGVVEGDAKLVELRYAEQCRSGAWDCVVTPSAGGSGGSGSGGGPNFGILLTIFQPYSDGPVYVNNLYQQGGWEAVNDALRNPPVSTEQVIHMTDETPRPIAFEDEGTDGWSTFPNQGVDGSDTVGEVSIYSMFWYQARMNGARTVPVRSVANTDSTYDTYNYDAGPSNGWANDRLFPYRNEAGSETEYGYVWVTEWDSEGDAREFQDAYLNILDANGAKKQASGIYVIEEGKFNDAFRVVRTGDRVVIVNGPTPEDVDEIRPSLTS, encoded by the coding sequence ATGCGAACGTCTGGTCTCCGTGCCGTTTTTGTTGCTGTTCTTCTGCTTCTGGCCGGGTGCGCCGCTCCAACGGCGATTCCCGGAGCGGGCGACAGTGACACGGCACCGCCCGTGACGCCCGACCCGAATAGAGATGGATTCACCGATCCCGACAGCGACGTACTCGGGTGGGAAAACGGCTACTGGTACGACGAACCCATCGCAGTCGACCAGTCCGACGGTCTGAACGATTCCGAACTCGAAGCCTACGTCGCCCGCGGGATGGCCCGGGTCGAACAGTTGCGACACCTCGAATTCAAAGAGGCTGTCCCCGTGGACGTTATCTCGCGTGACGAGTACCAGCGCGGCAACGCTAACCGGTCGGGGCCGTCCGCTTCCACGTACACCCGCTGGAACGACCAGGTGTGGGAAGCGCTTTTCATCACTGGTGAATCCGAAGGGAGTACAAACGCTATCTCCCGAACGACCGGAAGCTCTGTTCTCGGCTTCTACTCGCCGTCAGACGACGAAATCAAGATTGTCACCGATTCGACCGGCGCACCCACAATCGATAATGCGACGCTGATTCACGAACTTCACCACGCACTTCAGGACCAGCATTTCGACCTTGCAGACCCGCGCTACCGTGGTCAGACACAAGACGGTGACCTCGCTACCGACGGCGTGGTCGAAGGCGACGCGAAACTCGTCGAACTCCGGTACGCCGAGCAGTGTCGCTCCGGCGCGTGGGACTGTGTCGTCACGCCCTCCGCGGGCGGGTCTGGTGGGTCCGGAAGCGGCGGCGGACCGAACTTCGGCATCCTCCTGACCATCTTCCAGCCGTACTCCGACGGGCCGGTCTACGTGAACAACCTGTACCAGCAGGGTGGCTGGGAGGCGGTCAACGACGCGCTCAGAAACCCGCCGGTCTCCACCGAACAGGTCATTCACATGACCGACGAGACGCCTCGGCCAATCGCGTTCGAAGACGAGGGGACAGACGGCTGGTCGACCTTCCCCAATCAGGGCGTCGACGGCTCTGACACCGTTGGCGAGGTGTCTATCTACTCGATGTTCTGGTATCAGGCTCGGATGAATGGAGCGCGGACTGTCCCTGTCCGGTCCGTCGCGAACACCGATTCGACGTACGACACCTACAACTACGATGCTGGCCCGTCGAACGGATGGGCGAACGACCGCCTGTTCCCATACCGCAACGAAGCCGGTTCGGAAACCGAGTACGGCTACGTCTGGGTGACTGAGTGGGATTCCGAGGGCGACGCCCGCGAGTTCCAAGACGCGTACCTGAACATCCTCGACGCCAACGGTGCCAAGAAGCAGGCAAGCGGTATCTACGTCATCGAGGAGGGCAAGTTCAACGACGCTTTCCGGGTCGTCCGAACGGGTGACCGCGTCGTCATCGTCAACGGGCCGACGCCCGAGGACGTGGACGAGATTCGGCCGAGTCTCACGTCATAG
- a CDS encoding cysteine hydrolase family protein, producing MPFDSTQTAVVVVDMQNGFCHPEGSLFAPGSEAAIDPVSDLVSTARDAGAHIVYTRDVHPSEQFDDTHYYDEFQRWGEHVVEGTWDAELLDDLDVREEDLVVEKHTYDAFYQTQLEGWLNAHGVDDLLICGTLANVCVLHTAGSAGLRDYRPVLVTDALGYIEEAHKEYAVDHADWLFGETTALADVEFE from the coding sequence ATGCCATTCGATTCGACACAGACTGCGGTCGTCGTCGTAGATATGCAAAACGGCTTTTGCCACCCCGAAGGCAGCCTCTTCGCACCGGGGAGTGAAGCCGCCATCGACCCCGTTTCGGACCTCGTCTCGACGGCCCGCGACGCGGGCGCACACATCGTTTACACGCGAGACGTTCACCCGTCGGAACAGTTCGACGACACCCACTACTACGACGAGTTTCAGCGGTGGGGAGAACACGTCGTGGAGGGGACGTGGGACGCCGAGTTACTCGACGACCTCGATGTCCGCGAAGAAGACCTCGTCGTCGAGAAGCACACCTACGATGCGTTCTATCAGACGCAACTTGAGGGGTGGCTCAACGCCCACGGCGTCGACGACCTGCTCATCTGCGGGACGCTGGCGAACGTCTGTGTCCTCCACACTGCCGGAAGCGCCGGCCTGCGCGACTACCGTCCGGTGCTCGTCACTGACGCCCTCGGCTACATCGAGGAGGCACACAAAGAGTACGCGGTCGACCACGCCGACTGGTTGTTCGGCGAGACGACGGCCCTCGCCGACGTCGAGTTCGAGTAA
- a CDS encoding PaaI family thioesterase has translation MTDDFPAEAAAIVQRHIEDEHGYLSWLNTRIDAIERGRLVMTIPYDEKLTNTVSPPTIHGGIAATLIDTAGGIALRTMLDDPLSGGVATINLNVNYLRRASGDLTAVAEVVRAGGSVGVSTITVVSTDPEDDSDVAGRQSPSTDWDDAVATGQGAYRLFRE, from the coding sequence ATGACCGACGATTTCCCCGCCGAGGCTGCGGCTATCGTCCAGCGGCACATCGAGGACGAACACGGCTACCTCTCGTGGCTTAACACCCGCATCGACGCCATCGAGCGCGGACGACTCGTGATGACCATTCCGTACGACGAAAAGCTCACCAACACAGTGTCACCGCCGACCATCCACGGCGGTATCGCCGCGACGCTTATCGACACGGCGGGCGGTATCGCCCTTCGGACTATGCTCGACGACCCGCTTTCGGGCGGTGTGGCCACCATCAACCTCAACGTGAACTACCTTCGCCGGGCGTCGGGTGATTTGACTGCCGTCGCCGAGGTCGTCCGCGCGGGCGGGTCGGTCGGCGTGAGCACGATTACTGTCGTCAGCACCGACCCCGAAGACGACTCGGACGTGGCCGGACGGCAGTCCCCGTCGACCGACTGGGACGACGCTGTCGCCACCGGCCAAGGGGCGTACCGACTCTTCCGCGAGTGA
- a CDS encoding sensor histidine kinase — protein sequence MSDFRVLFVDEGTSNLTEAIERRGFTVEVLSTCDSIFDTLDENIDGIVVNGGTDIELVSQIRDRLGVVPVFFLVDDETAVEPSSSEKGAISVERPESSGAVNALATRIERAVEFSQWASTARDSDSLYRTVVEQSHDAIFIAQDGGFRFWNRRMTELTGLSDDELAEIPLLDIIHPDDRDKVTEISEQRRQGGDAPVSYDVRLVDADGEIHECSANVKDIEYHGSYGVLVTMRDVTERRATEAQFRALVELARDIVTLVGSDGRIKYESPSVEDVLGFDQDELVGAHISDYTHPEDWERVEEAMQRSLQSGEDKKEPIRYRHQDADGNWRWLESVGTNQTDTSVGGFVITTRDVTEQRTYEERLQRHESIVESIRQGAYVVDREAIIQYVNEAAVARISIPREKFIGQHISVAREVDLLNDDQYERVKSVLDDVLRGESNGERFEIELSRPNGDYVIEFAISPIVDEDGSITGAVGISTDITERKRYEEQLNALHVSTRELTAATSREQVAEVVCDAANGVLNYNISGVLLYDESTDTLVPTAFTEEAQEMFGDIPPLPRGTGFSWEVFESGEPHLYDDFESSPHRFNPVAEIKEELVVPIPDHGVFFVGSVDEGTLADQRLTLAKVLASNTRAALDRVEREQLLRQRERELARQNEQLESFASAVSHDLQNPLNVAMGYLELAQEQFDSDELARVQVAHERMETIIQDVLALARSGQTVDEVEPLPLKRVVAEAWNTVATSSPEATLKIDGIAEVDAHHGRLRQLFENLLSNAIRHGGDDVTIRVGPLEARPGFYVEDDGPGIPPDERSRVFESGYTTSPEGTGFGLSVVISVVNAHGWDIDVSEGDGGGARFEITTETGR from the coding sequence ATGAGCGATTTCCGCGTCCTCTTCGTCGACGAGGGCACCTCGAACCTCACAGAGGCTATCGAGCGACGCGGATTCACTGTCGAGGTACTCTCGACGTGTGACTCGATTTTCGACACACTGGACGAAAACATCGACGGGATTGTCGTAAACGGCGGCACCGACATCGAACTCGTCTCCCAGATTCGCGACCGTCTCGGCGTCGTTCCGGTCTTCTTCCTCGTCGACGACGAAACGGCTGTCGAGCCGTCGTCGAGCGAAAAAGGAGCTATCAGCGTCGAGCGCCCGGAGTCGTCGGGGGCCGTCAACGCGCTTGCGACCCGTATCGAACGGGCCGTCGAGTTCTCACAGTGGGCGTCGACCGCTCGGGACAGCGACTCGTTGTACCGGACGGTCGTCGAACAGAGTCACGACGCCATCTTCATCGCCCAAGACGGTGGCTTTCGCTTCTGGAATCGGCGGATGACCGAACTCACCGGTCTCAGCGACGACGAACTCGCAGAGATTCCGCTTTTGGACATCATCCACCCGGATGACAGAGACAAAGTCACCGAGATTTCCGAACAACGACGGCAGGGCGGCGACGCGCCCGTGAGTTACGATGTCCGCCTCGTCGACGCCGACGGAGAGATTCACGAGTGTTCGGCAAACGTCAAAGATATCGAGTATCACGGGTCCTACGGCGTGCTCGTCACGATGCGCGATGTGACGGAACGACGTGCCACCGAGGCGCAGTTTCGCGCCCTCGTCGAACTCGCACGCGACATCGTGACGCTCGTCGGGTCTGACGGTCGAATTAAGTACGAAAGTCCGTCTGTCGAGGACGTACTCGGCTTCGACCAAGACGAGTTGGTCGGCGCGCACATCAGCGACTACACCCATCCAGAAGACTGGGAGCGCGTCGAAGAAGCGATGCAAAGGTCGCTCCAGAGTGGCGAAGATAAGAAAGAGCCGATTCGGTACCGACACCAAGATGCGGACGGAAATTGGCGCTGGCTAGAGTCTGTTGGAACCAACCAGACAGACACGTCAGTCGGTGGGTTCGTTATCACTACCCGGGATGTAACCGAACAGCGGACCTACGAAGAGCGGTTACAGCGACACGAGAGTATCGTCGAAAGTATCCGCCAGGGTGCCTACGTGGTTGACCGCGAGGCCATCATCCAGTACGTTAACGAAGCGGCAGTAGCGCGGATATCGATTCCCCGCGAGAAGTTCATCGGACAGCACATCTCGGTTGCACGCGAAGTAGACCTCCTCAACGATGACCAGTACGAGCGGGTCAAGTCGGTCCTCGATGATGTCCTACGCGGCGAGAGCAATGGAGAGCGGTTTGAAATCGAGCTTTCTCGCCCCAACGGTGACTACGTCATCGAGTTCGCCATCTCACCGATTGTCGACGAGGATGGCTCAATTACTGGTGCGGTCGGCATCTCGACCGACATCACGGAGCGAAAACGCTACGAGGAACAACTCAACGCGCTCCACGTCTCGACGCGAGAGCTAACAGCCGCAACCAGCCGAGAGCAGGTTGCCGAGGTCGTCTGCGACGCCGCCAATGGTGTTCTCAACTACAACATCAGCGGGGTGCTGCTGTACGACGAGTCGACAGACACGCTCGTCCCGACGGCGTTCACCGAAGAGGCACAGGAGATGTTCGGCGACATCCCCCCGCTCCCGCGCGGAACAGGCTTCTCGTGGGAGGTCTTCGAGAGCGGAGAACCCCACCTGTACGACGACTTCGAATCGAGTCCGCACCGGTTCAACCCCGTCGCCGAAATCAAAGAGGAGTTGGTCGTTCCGATTCCCGACCACGGCGTGTTCTTCGTGGGGTCGGTCGATGAGGGAACCTTGGCCGACCAGCGCCTCACACTGGCGAAAGTATTGGCGTCGAACACGCGCGCCGCACTGGACCGAGTCGAACGCGAACAACTCCTTCGCCAGCGCGAGCGCGAACTCGCCCGACAAAACGAGCAACTCGAATCGTTCGCGTCGGCCGTCTCGCACGACCTCCAGAACCCGCTCAACGTAGCCATGGGCTATCTCGAACTCGCCCAAGAACAGTTCGACAGCGACGAACTCGCCCGAGTGCAAGTCGCGCACGAACGGATGGAGACCATCATTCAAGACGTGCTGGCGTTGGCACGGAGCGGGCAGACCGTCGACGAGGTGGAGCCGCTACCGCTCAAACGAGTCGTCGCCGAAGCGTGGAACACCGTCGCGACCTCCTCGCCGGAAGCGACGCTCAAAATCGACGGTATCGCCGAGGTGGACGCCCATCACGGTCGGCTCCGACAACTCTTCGAAAACCTCCTGTCGAACGCGATTCGCCACGGTGGCGACGACGTGACAATCCGGGTCGGACCGCTCGAAGCCCGACCGGGGTTCTACGTCGAAGACGACGGTCCCGGAATCCCACCGGACGAGCGTTCTCGTGTCTTCGAGTCGGGCTACACGACGAGTCCGGAGGGAACCGGATTCGGTCTCAGCGTCGTCATAAGCGTCGTCAACGCACACGGATGGGATATCGACGTATCCGAAGGCGACGGCGGCGGAGCGCGATTCGAAATCACGACCGAAACCGGACGCTGA
- a CDS encoding helix-turn-helix domain-containing protein, giving the protein MTDDHTYGYEVELGHSLDDSCLSPAFDDSELEITFMGCVPVSGEPVPYFFARGAGSDAVADLLETHAGVKDFEVVSDSPEGRLYRCEWMLRDDGLISTIQECRGIVREIVGTKHGWTLSVYFPTNEQTTRFHDTCLERDIDIDVRRVESSRLDERRYPNSNLSEKQLAALKLAFTRGYFETPKETTLSDIAANLEISEQALSQRLRRGLRHLVGSAVEDLEDDSLSPK; this is encoded by the coding sequence ATGACTGATGACCACACCTACGGGTACGAAGTCGAACTGGGACACTCCCTTGACGATTCGTGTCTTAGCCCCGCGTTCGATGACTCCGAACTCGAAATCACGTTCATGGGCTGTGTTCCCGTCTCTGGCGAGCCTGTTCCGTACTTCTTCGCTCGTGGTGCCGGGTCCGATGCAGTCGCCGACCTACTCGAAACGCACGCTGGCGTCAAGGACTTCGAAGTGGTCTCAGACAGTCCCGAGGGGCGACTGTACCGCTGTGAGTGGATGCTCCGAGACGACGGTCTCATCTCGACGATTCAAGAGTGTCGTGGCATCGTCCGGGAGATTGTCGGAACGAAGCACGGGTGGACGCTCTCCGTGTATTTCCCGACGAACGAGCAGACCACTCGATTTCACGACACATGCCTCGAACGGGATATCGATATCGACGTTCGCCGAGTTGAGTCGTCTCGGCTCGACGAACGGCGCTACCCGAACAGTAACCTCTCGGAGAAACAACTGGCCGCGCTCAAACTCGCTTTTACACGGGGGTATTTCGAGACGCCCAAAGAGACAACGCTCAGCGACATCGCAGCCAATCTCGAAATCTCCGAACAGGCGCTGTCACAGCGACTTCGTCGAGGGCTTCGCCACCTCGTCGGCTCGGCAGTCGAGGACCTCGAAGATGACTCGCTAAGTCCGAAATAA
- a CDS encoding lipoate--protein ligase family protein translates to MRVIRGRGPDRDADRRVTAAMLRDAGETGEPAFRAWTPHRQIAFGRRDTRAERYDEAAAAADARGFPPVERSVGGRAVAYTGTTVAFAHAVPLDDARTGLDERYEAGTSAVVRALRTLGVPARRGEPPKSYCPGDHSVQAGGKLCGIAQRVRKSAALVSGVVVVADRDEIADILVPIYDALDVPFDPDSVGSVATAGGPASSDDVCQALESVFVGDAETRVEDADDVV, encoded by the coding sequence ATGCGCGTCATCCGCGGCCGAGGACCCGACAGGGACGCCGACCGGAGGGTCACCGCGGCCATGCTCCGCGACGCGGGCGAAACGGGCGAACCGGCCTTCCGCGCGTGGACGCCGCACCGACAGATTGCTTTCGGCAGGCGAGACACCCGCGCCGAGCGATACGACGAGGCCGCTGCTGCTGCCGACGCACGCGGGTTCCCTCCCGTCGAGCGCTCCGTCGGCGGGAGAGCAGTCGCCTACACCGGCACGACCGTCGCCTTCGCCCACGCGGTCCCACTCGATGACGCACGAACCGGCCTCGACGAGCGATACGAAGCTGGCACTTCCGCCGTCGTTCGCGCCCTGCGGACCCTCGGCGTCCCCGCCCGACGAGGCGAACCGCCGAAGTCGTACTGTCCCGGCGACCACTCGGTCCAAGCGGGCGGAAAGCTCTGCGGCATCGCCCAGCGTGTCCGGAAGTCGGCCGCGCTCGTCTCGGGCGTCGTCGTCGTCGCCGACCGCGACGAAATCGCCGACATACTCGTCCCAATCTACGACGCGCTCGACGTTCCGTTCGACCCCGACTCGGTCGGGAGCGTCGCAACCGCGGGCGGTCCAGCGAGTTCGGACGACGTGTGTCAGGCACTCGAATCAGTCTTCGTCGGCGACGCGGAGACGCGAGTCGAAGACGCCGACGACGTGGTGTGA
- a CDS encoding dihydroorotase — MRIENATLADGRVVDVRVEDGAIDAVGDLDPVDGEEVLDADENLLLPGAIDVHVHFREPGFEHKETWETGSRSAAAGGVTTVADQPNTDPTTTTGDGFDAKADRAANSCIDYGINGGVTPDWDPENLFERPLFALGEVFLADSTGDMGIDADLFAAAAERAGEAGVPVTVHAEDAELFDESAIEGDLGGPGRDADSNAWSAYRRAEAEEAAVERAVRVGGETGAQIHIAHTSTPEGVDAARDGGATCEVTPHHLFLSRDDCDELGTYGRMNPPLRSEARREAMFERLADGRIDVVATDHAPHTREEKDQSLLDAPSGVPGVETMVPLLLGAAVDGDLSLERVRDVVATNPADIFDLPQKGRIEAGADADLVLYDLDDAREIRGDDLHSKCGWTPFEGFTGVFPEWTMLRGELVWDGDEFGDASGENVRV, encoded by the coding sequence ATGCGAATCGAGAACGCGACGCTGGCCGACGGGCGCGTGGTCGATGTCCGCGTCGAGGACGGCGCTATCGACGCGGTAGGCGACCTCGACCCCGTCGACGGCGAGGAGGTACTCGACGCCGACGAGAATCTGTTGCTGCCGGGCGCTATCGACGTTCACGTCCACTTCCGCGAACCCGGATTCGAACACAAAGAGACGTGGGAAACCGGCTCTCGGAGCGCCGCCGCGGGCGGCGTGACGACCGTCGCCGACCAGCCGAATACGGACCCGACGACGACGACCGGCGACGGATTCGACGCGAAGGCCGACCGGGCCGCAAACTCCTGTATCGATTACGGCATCAACGGCGGCGTCACGCCCGACTGGGACCCCGAAAACCTCTTCGAACGCCCGCTTTTCGCCCTCGGCGAAGTGTTCCTCGCCGATTCGACCGGCGACATGGGTATCGACGCCGACCTCTTCGCTGCGGCCGCCGAGCGCGCCGGCGAGGCTGGCGTTCCCGTAACTGTCCACGCCGAAGACGCCGAGCTCTTTGACGAGTCCGCTATCGAAGGCGACCTCGGCGGTCCCGGCCGCGACGCCGATTCCAACGCGTGGAGCGCCTACCGCCGTGCCGAGGCCGAAGAAGCCGCCGTGGAACGCGCCGTCCGCGTCGGTGGCGAGACAGGCGCACAGATTCACATCGCCCATACGAGCACGCCCGAAGGCGTCGATGCCGCCCGCGACGGTGGCGCGACCTGCGAGGTGACGCCGCACCATCTCTTCTTGTCCCGCGACGACTGCGACGAGCTCGGAACCTACGGTCGGATGAACCCGCCGCTTCGCTCGGAAGCGCGCCGCGAAGCCATGTTCGAGCGCCTTGCCGACGGCCGCATCGACGTGGTTGCGACCGACCACGCGCCGCACACGCGAGAAGAGAAAGACCAGTCGCTCCTCGACGCGCCGAGCGGTGTCCCCGGCGTCGAGACGATGGTGCCGCTACTTCTCGGTGCCGCCGTGGACGGCGACCTGTCGCTAGAGCGCGTCCGCGACGTAGTTGCGACGAACCCCGCGGACATCTTCGACCTGCCGCAGAAGGGCCGCATCGAGGCGGGCGCAGATGCTGACCTCGTGCTCTACGACCTCGACGACGCCCGCGAGATTCGCGGCGACGACCTCCACTCGAAGTGCGGATGGACGCCGTTCGAAGGCTTCACGGGCGTCTTCCCCGAGTGGACGATGCTCCGCGGCGAGTTGGTCTGGGACGGCGACGAGTTCGGCGACGCATCGGGTGAAAACGTCCGCGTCTAG
- a CDS encoding DUF7529 family protein, with protein MSEEQTPPRSRGPNADEQHVLTGMLSFWETVIEDAEATAAEYAEEGWETLVLHPGDVTVLPPSNLPDATDRVGFDVLVPGSEFEALSEWVADASFDRYDVYRAREGGTMFVVSVVQAAQAENAVVVPLYYGLDKVDVLKTRAKEQGALRLYVRPVEADQRVELVQSNPAPLFP; from the coding sequence ATGAGCGAAGAGCAGACGCCGCCGCGAAGTCGTGGGCCAAACGCAGACGAGCAGCACGTACTGACGGGGATGCTTTCGTTCTGGGAGACAGTCATCGAGGACGCCGAGGCGACCGCGGCTGAATACGCCGAAGAAGGCTGGGAGACGCTCGTCCTCCATCCCGGCGACGTGACGGTCCTTCCGCCGTCGAACCTACCGGATGCCACCGACCGCGTCGGTTTCGACGTGCTCGTTCCGGGAAGCGAGTTCGAGGCGCTTTCCGAGTGGGTCGCAGACGCCTCGTTCGATAGATACGATGTCTACCGCGCCCGCGAGGGAGGAACCATGTTCGTCGTCTCGGTCGTACAAGCAGCACAGGCGGAGAACGCGGTCGTCGTACCCCTCTATTACGGACTCGACAAAGTGGACGTGCTGAAAACCCGTGCGAAAGAACAGGGTGCGCTTCGTCTGTACGTCCGGCCCGTCGAGGCCGACCAGCGCGTCGAATTAGTCCAGTCCAATCCGGCTCCGCTGTTCCCGTGA